From the Euphorbia lathyris chromosome 6, ddEupLath1.1, whole genome shotgun sequence genome, one window contains:
- the LOC136232194 gene encoding tubulin beta-2 chain: protein MREILHIQGGQCGNQIGSKFWEVVCDEHGIDPTGRYNGTTDVQLERVNVYYNEASCGRYVPRAVLMDLEPGTMDSVRTGPYGQIFRPDNFVFGQSGAGNNWAKGHYTEGAELIDAVLDVVRKEAENCDCLQGFQVCHSLGGGTGSGMGTLLISKIREEYPDRMMLTFSVFPSPKVSDTVVEPYNATLSVHQLVENADECMVLDNEALYDICFRTLKLTTPSFGDLNHLISATMSGVTCCLRFPGQLNSDLRKLAVNLIPFPRLHFFMVGFAPLTSRGSQQYRALTVPELTQQMWDSKNMMCAADPRHGRYLTASAMFRGKMSTKEVDEQMINVQNKNSSYFVEWIPNNVKSSVCDIPPTGLSMSSTFIGNSTSIQEMFRRVSEQFTAMFRRKAFLHWYTGEGMDEMEFTEAESNMNDLVSEYQQYQDATADEELDYEEEEEGDADM from the exons ATGAGAGAAATCCTTCACATTCAAGGTGGACAATGCGGGAACCAGATCGGATCTAAGTTCTGGGAGGTGGTTTGCGATGAGCACGGAATTGACCCAACCGGACGGTACAATGGAACCACAGATGTGCAATTGGAGCGTGTTAATGTGTACTACAATGAGGCTTCCTGCGGACGATATGTCCCACGAGCTGTGCTTATGGATCTTGAGCCTGGTACCATGGACAGTGTGAGAACCGGTCCTTATGGTCAGATCTTCAGACCTGATAATTTTGTGTTTGGTCAGTCTGGTGCTGGAAATAACTGGGCCAAAGGCCATTACACCGAGGGAGCTGAGCTTATTGATGCGGTTCTAGATGTTGTTAGAAAGGAGGCTGAGAATTGTGATTGTCTTCAAG GTTTTCAAGTCTGCCACTCTCTCGGTGGTGGAACTGGTTCAGGAATGGGAACTCTCCTGATTtctaagatcagagaggaataCCCTGACAGGATGATGCTTACATTCTCTGTTTTCCCATCACCAAAGGTTTCAGATACTGTTGTTGAGCCATACAATGCTACCTTATCTGTACATCAATTAGTTGAGAATGCTGATGAATGCATGGTGTTGGACAATGAAGCCTTGTATGATATCTGTTTTAGGACTCTCAAATTGACTACTCCCAGCT TTGGTGATCTGAACCATTTGATCTCTGCAACTATGAGCGGGGTAACTTGCTGCCTTAGGTTTCCTGGACAGCTTAACTCTGATCTTAGGAAGCTTGCCGTGAATCTCATTCCCTTTCCCCGGCTCCACTTCTTCATGGTTGGATTTGCTCCACTAACATCCCGTGGCTCCCAACAGTACCGTGCCCTTACAGTTCCCGAGCTTACACAGCAAATGTGGGATTCTAAGAACATGATGTGTGCTGCAGACCCACGTCACGGGCGATACCTGACTGCCTCAGCCATGTTCAGGGGTAAAATGAGCACAAAGGAAGTAGATGAACAGATGATCAATGTTCAAAACAAGAATTCCTCCTACTTCGTTGAATGGATTCCCAACAATGTGAAGTCGAGCGTGTGTGATATTCCTCCGACAGGACTTTCTATGTCATCAACTTTCATCGGAAACTCAACCTCAATCCAGGAAATGTTTAGGCGTGTGAGTGAGCAATTCACAGCTATGTTCAGGAGGAAGGCTTTTCTGCATTGGTACACCGGTGAAGGAATGGATGAGATGGAGTTCACCGAGGCAGAGAGTAACATGAATGATCTTGTCTCGGAATATCAGCAATACCAGGACGCCACAGCAGACGAGGAGCTGGATtatgaggaagaagaggaaggagatgCTGATATGTAA